In Streptomyces nodosus, one DNA window encodes the following:
- a CDS encoding bifunctional glycosyltransferase/CDP-glycerol:glycerophosphate glycerophosphotransferase codes for MAPRLSVIVPIYNVERYLPACLDSLAAQTFRDIEVLMVDDGSPDDSASIAAEYEARDRRFTLIRKENAGLGAARNTGITHMSAEAEFLTFVDSDDVIPPDAYRLMIASLDESGSDFATGNVFHLKGEKSWQVPLLKMLAGEARKRTHISQNPKLIADRIACNKVFRRSYWEKEALVFPEGILHEDIPVVLPAHYRAEAVDIIGEPTYFWRLREGESAPSITQRRKEPQAVRDRVTAVTMVSDYLAHQSGPEFAEYKRQYDDRVLRDDLRLFLRVLPDATAEFHEAFLEATNRYLDLVDPKIVMSLPTDLRVQWLLVRKHAMPELIALLASQRRREPVEVSGTFRKYASFRTLEESGFELPKAALRIDGDLDLRAPLRSVAWQDGKLLLSGDAWIDKVDVSAKRSSIKVVQLKRHGSRRRTFLPTRNVHRPECTTDSGQQRYNYDWAGWELALDPARLRKGGAWQEGLWHVGINVYASGLVRRSGVWARGGSAANYPPYRWLDEDFRLLPTVERDAFKLRVEKVRALITDRRLNGDAVEISGDVRVPLKDGETLVFRLFHAKSGEVRKYPVEVTQQDGRTAFLTRVPLTDVALLGDSAVDDQAQPERRQWSTVLLATAEDGTERQFSSVVREGLEDLSFDLPSSFGEAGAHREIALVSGHNGYLKIIGRTRRAVITGIRLEDGRIVVQGRGSLALAGADLILKASTRFDERTASVDWSEDGTFTTAFDPSVMGGSGQVPLKAGRWNLILRARDQEVPDAEFVIDRLALSQFPLHTELNGRRYWFENRWGGFPQLNCRSELSDLERGPYRQLQLRREVYEPGRRLPLRDQVFFLSYNGKQYSDSPRAMHEELLRRGSDLTFLWAVRDGQVVLPPTADRVRMWGREWFEALATSRYIVTNGHLPEWAERRPGQVVVQTWHGTMLKKIGHDIETLYFDREYQNRLALEAKNWSLLVSSNRFSTPILKRAFSYDGEILEAGYPRNDYLYSPDRDKIAEKVRKTLGIPDGKKVVLYAPTWRDDQSHSAGQYQFDLRIDLDDARRRLGEDHVLLIRRHSNVVDAVPGAGNGFVWDVSEYPDIADLYLLADMLITDYSSVMFDYAHLKRPMLFFTYDLEHYRDTLRGFYFDFEKDSPGPLIATSEELVTAIRDIDSVTAEYQDRFARFHHLFCDLDDGHASGRVLDRMLEQAKEE; via the coding sequence ATGGCCCCTCGCCTCAGCGTCATCGTCCCCATCTACAACGTCGAGCGCTATCTGCCCGCGTGCCTTGACTCGCTCGCCGCGCAGACCTTCCGGGACATCGAAGTCCTGATGGTCGACGACGGCTCCCCGGACGACTCCGCCTCCATCGCCGCGGAGTACGAAGCCCGCGACCGGCGTTTCACGCTCATCCGCAAGGAGAACGCCGGGCTCGGCGCGGCCCGCAACACCGGCATCACCCATATGTCGGCCGAGGCGGAGTTCCTCACCTTCGTCGACAGTGACGACGTCATCCCGCCGGACGCCTACCGGCTGATGATCGCCAGCCTGGACGAGTCCGGCTCGGACTTCGCCACCGGCAATGTCTTCCATCTCAAGGGCGAGAAGTCGTGGCAGGTGCCGCTGCTGAAGATGCTCGCCGGTGAGGCCCGCAAGCGCACCCACATATCCCAGAACCCCAAGCTGATCGCCGACCGCATCGCCTGCAACAAGGTGTTCCGGCGCTCCTACTGGGAGAAGGAGGCCCTCGTCTTCCCCGAGGGCATCCTGCACGAGGACATCCCGGTCGTCCTGCCCGCGCACTACCGCGCCGAGGCCGTCGACATCATCGGTGAGCCGACGTACTTCTGGCGGCTGCGCGAGGGCGAGTCGGCGCCCTCGATCACCCAGCGCCGCAAGGAACCCCAGGCCGTCCGCGACCGGGTCACCGCGGTGACCATGGTCAGCGACTACCTCGCGCACCAGTCGGGCCCGGAGTTCGCCGAGTACAAGCGCCAGTACGACGACCGGGTGCTCCGCGACGACCTCAGACTGTTCCTGCGGGTGCTGCCGGACGCGACGGCGGAGTTCCACGAGGCCTTCCTGGAAGCCACCAACCGCTATCTCGACCTGGTGGACCCGAAGATCGTCATGTCGCTGCCCACGGACCTGCGGGTCCAGTGGCTCCTGGTCCGCAAGCACGCCATGCCGGAACTGATCGCCCTGCTGGCCTCCCAGCGCCGCCGGGAGCCGGTGGAGGTCTCCGGGACCTTCCGCAAGTACGCCAGCTTCCGCACGCTGGAGGAGAGCGGCTTCGAGCTCCCCAAGGCGGCCCTGCGCATCGACGGCGACCTGGACCTGCGCGCCCCACTGCGCTCGGTGGCCTGGCAGGACGGCAAGCTGCTGCTGTCCGGCGACGCCTGGATCGACAAGGTCGACGTGTCGGCCAAGCGGAGCAGCATCAAGGTCGTCCAGCTCAAGCGCCACGGTTCGCGCCGCCGCACGTTCCTGCCCACCAGGAACGTCCACCGGCCCGAGTGCACCACCGACTCCGGGCAGCAGCGGTACAACTACGACTGGGCGGGCTGGGAGCTGGCCCTCGACCCCGCCAGACTGCGCAAGGGCGGCGCCTGGCAGGAAGGCCTCTGGCACGTCGGCATCAATGTCTACGCCTCCGGCCTGGTGCGGCGCAGCGGTGTCTGGGCCCGCGGCGGCTCGGCCGCGAACTACCCGCCCTACCGGTGGCTCGACGAGGACTTCCGGCTGCTGCCGACCGTCGAGCGCGACGCCTTCAAACTGCGCGTCGAGAAGGTGCGCGCCCTGATCACCGACCGTCGGCTGAACGGTGACGCGGTGGAGATCAGCGGTGACGTCCGCGTCCCGCTGAAGGACGGCGAGACGCTGGTGTTCCGCCTGTTCCACGCCAAGAGCGGCGAGGTGCGCAAGTACCCCGTCGAGGTGACACAGCAGGACGGCAGGACGGCCTTCCTCACCCGTGTCCCGCTCACCGACGTGGCCCTCCTCGGCGACAGCGCCGTCGACGACCAGGCCCAGCCGGAGCGCCGCCAGTGGAGCACCGTGCTGCTGGCCACCGCCGAGGACGGCACCGAGCGCCAGTTCAGCAGTGTGGTGCGGGAAGGACTCGAGGACCTCTCCTTCGACCTGCCCTCCTCCTTCGGCGAGGCGGGCGCCCACCGGGAGATCGCACTCGTGTCCGGGCACAACGGCTATCTGAAGATCATCGGCCGGACACGGCGCGCGGTGATCACCGGGATCCGCCTGGAGGACGGGCGGATCGTGGTGCAGGGCCGCGGCAGCCTCGCGCTCGCCGGAGCCGATCTGATCCTCAAGGCGAGCACGCGCTTCGACGAGCGCACGGCGTCCGTCGACTGGTCCGAGGACGGCACGTTCACCACGGCCTTCGACCCGTCGGTGATGGGCGGATCCGGTCAGGTGCCGCTCAAGGCCGGCCGCTGGAACCTCATCCTGCGCGCCCGGGACCAGGAGGTGCCGGACGCCGAGTTCGTCATCGACCGGCTCGCCCTGTCCCAGTTCCCCCTGCACACCGAACTGAACGGGCGCCGCTACTGGTTCGAGAACCGGTGGGGCGGCTTCCCCCAGCTCAACTGCCGGTCCGAGCTGAGCGACCTGGAGCGCGGCCCGTACCGCCAGCTCCAGCTGCGCCGCGAGGTGTACGAGCCGGGCCGCCGGCTGCCGTTGCGCGACCAGGTGTTCTTCCTCAGCTACAACGGCAAGCAGTACTCCGACAGTCCGCGCGCCATGCACGAGGAGCTGCTGCGCCGCGGCAGCGACCTGACGTTCCTGTGGGCCGTGCGCGACGGCCAGGTGGTCCTGCCGCCCACCGCGGACCGGGTGCGCATGTGGGGCCGCGAGTGGTTCGAGGCGCTGGCCACGTCCCGGTACATCGTCACCAACGGGCATCTGCCCGAGTGGGCGGAACGCCGGCCCGGTCAGGTCGTCGTGCAGACCTGGCACGGCACGATGCTCAAGAAGATCGGCCATGACATCGAGACCCTGTACTTCGACCGCGAGTACCAGAACCGGCTGGCGCTCGAGGCGAAGAACTGGAGCCTGCTCGTCTCCTCCAACCGGTTCTCCACACCGATCCTCAAGCGCGCCTTCTCCTACGACGGGGAGATACTCGAGGCCGGTTACCCGCGCAACGACTACCTCTACTCGCCCGACCGCGACAAGATCGCGGAGAAGGTGCGGAAGACGCTCGGCATCCCCGACGGCAAGAAGGTCGTGCTGTACGCGCCGACCTGGCGGGACGACCAGTCGCACAGCGCCGGCCAGTACCAGTTCGATCTGCGGATCGACCTGGACGACGCCCGCCGGCGTCTCGGCGAGGACCATGTGCTGCTGATCCGCCGCCACTCCAACGTCGTCGACGCCGTGCCCGGCGCGGGCAACGGCTTCGTCTGGGACGTCTCGGAGTACCCGGACATCGCCGATCTGTATCTGCTCGCGGACATGCTGATCACGGACTACTCATCCGTGATGTTCGACTACGCCCATCTGAAGCGGCCCATGCTGTTCTTCACCTACGACCTGGAGCACTACCGGGACACACTGCGTGGCTTCTACTTCGACTTCGAGAAGGACTCGCCCGGGCCCCTGATCGCCACGTCCGAGGAACTGGTGACGGCGATACGGGACATCGACAGCGTGACCGCCGAGTACCAGGACCGGTTCGCGCGGTTCCACCATCTGTTCTGCGACCTCGACGACGGCCATGCCTCCGGGCGGGTCCTGGACCGGATGCTGGAACAGGCCAAGGAGGAGTGA
- the obgE gene encoding GTPase ObgE gives MTTFVDRVELHVAAGSGGHGCASVHREKFKPLGGPDGGNGGRGGDVFLTVDQSVTTLLEYHHSPHRKATNGKPGEGGFRAGKEGQDLVLTVPDGTVVLDKAGNVLADLVGHGTSYVAAQGGRGGLGNAALASARRKAPGFALLGEPGDLQDIVLELKTVADVALVGYPSAGKSSLISVLSAAKPKIADYPFTTLVPNLGVVTAGATVYTMADVPGLIPGASQGKGLGLEFLRHVERCSVLVHVLDTATLESDRDPVSDLDVIEEELKQYGGLGRRPRIVVLNKIDVPDGKDLAEMVRPELEARGYQVFEVSAVAHLGLKELSFALADLVGKARAAKPKEEATRVVIRPKAVDDAGFTVTREDDGLFRVRGEKPERWVRQTDFNNDEAVGYLADRLNRLGVEEKLMKAGARSGDGVAIGPEDNAVVFDWEPSVMAGAEMLGRRGEDHRLEGVRPAAQRRRDREAERDEFDREYDGFEPF, from the coding sequence ATGACCACCTTCGTGGACCGCGTCGAACTGCACGTCGCCGCGGGTAGCGGAGGCCACGGCTGTGCCTCCGTGCATCGTGAGAAGTTCAAGCCGCTCGGCGGCCCCGACGGCGGCAACGGCGGCCGCGGCGGCGATGTGTTCCTCACCGTCGACCAGTCCGTCACCACGCTGCTCGAGTACCACCACTCCCCGCACCGCAAGGCCACCAACGGCAAGCCCGGCGAGGGCGGCTTCCGGGCCGGCAAGGAAGGCCAGGACCTGGTGCTGACGGTCCCGGACGGCACGGTCGTGCTCGACAAGGCCGGCAATGTGCTGGCCGACCTGGTCGGGCACGGGACGTCGTACGTCGCCGCCCAGGGCGGTCGCGGCGGCCTCGGCAACGCGGCGCTGGCCTCCGCCCGCCGCAAGGCGCCCGGCTTCGCGCTGCTCGGCGAGCCCGGCGACCTCCAGGACATCGTGCTGGAGCTGAAGACCGTCGCGGACGTGGCGCTCGTCGGCTATCCCAGCGCCGGCAAGTCCTCGCTGATCTCCGTGCTGTCCGCCGCCAAGCCGAAGATCGCCGACTACCCGTTCACCACCCTCGTCCCGAACCTGGGCGTGGTGACCGCGGGCGCGACCGTGTACACCATGGCCGATGTGCCGGGGCTCATCCCGGGCGCCAGCCAGGGCAAGGGGCTGGGCCTGGAGTTCCTGCGGCATGTCGAGCGGTGCAGCGTGCTGGTGCATGTGCTGGACACGGCGACGCTGGAGTCCGACCGTGACCCCGTCTCCGACCTCGATGTCATCGAGGAGGAGCTGAAGCAGTACGGCGGCCTCGGCCGCCGTCCGCGGATCGTCGTGCTCAACAAGATCGACGTACCCGACGGCAAGGACCTGGCCGAGATGGTGCGGCCCGAACTGGAAGCCCGCGGGTACCAGGTCTTCGAGGTGTCCGCCGTGGCCCACCTCGGGCTGAAGGAGCTGTCGTTCGCCCTCGCCGACCTGGTCGGCAAGGCGCGCGCGGCCAAGCCGAAGGAGGAGGCGACCCGGGTCGTCATCCGTCCCAAGGCCGTGGACGACGCGGGCTTCACGGTGACCCGCGAGGACGACGGGCTGTTCCGGGTGCGTGGCGAGAAGCCCGAACGCTGGGTGCGCCAGACGGACTTCAACAACGACGAGGCCGTCGGCTATCTCGCCGACCGGCTCAACCGCCTCGGAGTCGAGGAGAAGCTGATGAAGGCGGGCGCCCGGTCCGGGGACGGCGTCGCCATCGGCCCCGAGGACAACGCGGTCGTCTTCGACTGGGAGCCCTCGGTCATGGCGGGCGCGGAGATGCTCGGCCGCCGCGGTGAGGACCACCGCCTCGAGGGCGTCCGTCCGGCCGCGCAGCGCCGCCGCGACCGGGAGGCGGAACGCGACGAGTTCGACCGTGAGTACGACGGATTCGAACCGTTCTGA
- the rpmA gene encoding 50S ribosomal protein L27: MAHKKGASSTRNGRDSNAQRLGVKRFGGQVVNAGEILVRQRGTHFHPGAGVGRGGDDTLFALQAGAVQFGTHRGRNVVNIVPVA; the protein is encoded by the coding sequence ATGGCACACAAGAAGGGCGCATCGTCCACCCGGAACGGTCGCGACTCCAATGCCCAGCGGCTCGGCGTGAAGCGCTTCGGCGGTCAGGTCGTCAACGCGGGTGAGATCCTGGTCCGCCAGCGCGGCACCCACTTCCACCCGGGTGCGGGCGTCGGCCGTGGCGGCGACGACACGCTGTTCGCGCTGCAGGCCGGTGCGGTGCAGTTCGGCACCCACCGCGGCCGCAACGTCGTGAACATCGTTCCGGTCGCCTGA
- the rplU gene encoding 50S ribosomal protein L21 yields MYAIVRSGGRQHKVAVGDIVEVDKISTAQVGDTVELSTLLVVDGGAVTSDPWVLAGIKVQAEVVDHHKGQKIDILRYKNKTGYRRRQGHRQQYTAIKVTEIPTAAK; encoded by the coding sequence GTGTACGCCATCGTGCGCAGCGGTGGTCGCCAGCACAAGGTTGCTGTCGGCGACATCGTTGAGGTTGACAAGATTTCCACTGCCCAGGTGGGCGACACGGTCGAGCTCTCGACCCTGCTCGTGGTCGACGGCGGCGCCGTGACCAGCGACCCGTGGGTGCTGGCCGGCATCAAGGTCCAGGCTGAGGTCGTGGACCACCACAAGGGCCAGAAGATCGACATTCTGCGCTACAAGAACAAGACCGGTTACCGCCGTCGCCAGGGCCACCGCCAGCAGTACACGGCGATCAAGGTCACCGAGATCCCCACGGCTGCGAAGTAA
- a CDS encoding Rne/Rng family ribonuclease, with product MLEPIEPAQGSEYNTPSDTLPPRRRRRAASRPAGPPAATTEATATDAVTTEDTADETVTGTAAAEKPAAETAPAAEAVVAPGDEETEETVAEAAVPEEARTTAESVVEEPAPRRTRRRATRRVSAPAGAPETTETAEVVVPAVPETEAVAPVTAEAVVSEVVEASEPAAEEAAPRRARRRATRRVSAPAGAPETAEAPVSEPVEPAPTAEEIPAAEETATRRTRRRATRRVTAPAGVPAAETTETPEEAPVSAVTEAAEAPAPAAAVVAARKETEPVAEEAAPRRSRRRAVRKAAGGFSEPTHRPAEEAGDSARRPVRPAVAVFKAPVFTEPMFQTPERAAAAAAAEAAEQETAEEESTAPRRRRRRTGEEEAAAETPGTTEVEETTEEPEESAEGEEADDSEETGSRRRRRRGGRRRRRGESPDAEESEESEEADEQAAQDAEDTAEQIDEDAEDTAHHEDEDSGSSSSSSRRRRRRRRRAGDTGTEAESASDDPERTVVKVREPRKKDERPGDGTDEVQSIKGSTRLEAKKQRRREGREQGRRRVPIITEAEFLARREAVERVMVVRQSGERTQIGVLEDDVLVEHYVNKEQATSYVGNVYLGKVQNVLPSMEAAFIDIGKGRNAVLYAGEVNFEALGMANGPRRIESALKSGQSVLVQVTKDPIGHKGARLTSQVSLPGRYLVYVPEGSMTGISRKLPDTERARLKTILKKIVPEDAGVIVRTAAEGASEDELRRDVERLQSQWEEIRKKSKNGGNAPTLLYGEPDMTVRVVRDIFNEDFSKVIVSGDEAWGTIHGYVSHVAPDLAERLQRWTSEVDVFATYRIDEQLAKALDRKVWLPSGGSLVIDRTEAMVVIDVNTGKFTGQGGNLEETVTRNNLEAAEEIVRQLRLRDLGGIIVIDFIDMVLESNRDLVLRRLLECLGRDRTKHQVAEVTSLGLVQMTRKRVGQGLLESFSETCVHCNGRGVIVHLDHMAGATGGGKRKKRGRGGAEHEPETHEVAAEAAETTPAPAVVETEAAAAAEVTAPVALPEPAFAPDEELYSSIAEAEAAASRGRTRRRATRRASAPAGAPRSEERAPRSRRSERAAQSRQSAEPVAAEDPVVPVEPVPAADPVVEAPSAPAEEEAAPKGRTRRRATRKVSAPAATPAEAVVTVVEPEPQPAAPRAEAEPLSEPVAEPSEAPAEDAAPARPRRRAVRKATAPTSSEETAVVVVPAAEAEAQEPVASAADDAEASAPAKKAARKTAKKATAKKAATKKTTAKKTAAKKTAAKKTTAKKAAVKKTAAKKTAAAEQTPLPSVSATTEG from the coding sequence ATGCTCGAACCGATCGAGCCCGCACAGGGTTCCGAATACAACACCCCCAGCGACACTCTGCCGCCGCGTCGCCGACGCCGCGCCGCATCGCGGCCGGCGGGACCGCCGGCCGCCACCACCGAGGCCACGGCCACCGATGCCGTGACCACCGAGGACACGGCCGACGAGACCGTGACCGGTACGGCGGCGGCCGAAAAGCCGGCCGCGGAGACCGCGCCGGCTGCCGAGGCCGTGGTGGCCCCTGGGGACGAAGAGACCGAGGAGACGGTGGCCGAGGCCGCTGTTCCCGAAGAAGCGAGGACGACGGCCGAGTCCGTCGTCGAGGAGCCCGCTCCGCGTCGTACGCGTCGTCGTGCCACGCGTCGGGTGTCGGCGCCCGCCGGGGCGCCCGAGACCACGGAGACGGCCGAGGTCGTGGTTCCGGCGGTTCCCGAGACGGAGGCCGTGGCGCCGGTGACCGCCGAGGCCGTTGTCTCCGAGGTGGTGGAGGCGTCCGAGCCTGCCGCCGAGGAGGCCGCCCCGCGTCGTGCGCGTCGTCGTGCCACGCGTCGGGTGTCGGCGCCCGCCGGGGCGCCCGAGACCGCCGAGGCCCCGGTGAGTGAGCCGGTCGAGCCGGCCCCCACGGCCGAGGAGATCCCCGCCGCCGAGGAGACGGCCACCCGCCGCACCCGTCGCCGGGCCACCCGCCGGGTGACCGCTCCGGCCGGTGTACCCGCAGCCGAGACCACCGAGACTCCCGAGGAGGCGCCTGTGAGCGCCGTCACCGAGGCCGCCGAGGCCCCGGCCCCCGCCGCGGCCGTCGTCGCGGCGCGCAAGGAGACCGAGCCGGTCGCCGAGGAGGCCGCCCCGCGCCGCAGCCGCCGTCGTGCGGTCCGCAAGGCCGCCGGTGGCTTCTCCGAGCCCACGCACCGGCCCGCCGAGGAGGCCGGCGACTCCGCGCGACGGCCCGTGCGGCCCGCGGTCGCCGTGTTCAAGGCGCCGGTGTTCACCGAGCCGATGTTCCAGACCCCGGAGCGGGCCGCCGCTGCCGCTGCCGCCGAGGCCGCGGAGCAGGAGACCGCCGAGGAGGAGAGCACCGCGCCGCGCCGCCGTCGTCGCCGCACCGGCGAGGAGGAGGCCGCCGCCGAGACGCCCGGGACCACCGAGGTGGAGGAGACCACCGAGGAACCGGAGGAGTCCGCCGAGGGCGAGGAGGCCGACGACTCGGAGGAGACCGGTTCGCGCCGTCGCCGTCGCCGCGGTGGCCGTCGCCGCCGTCGTGGGGAGTCCCCGGACGCCGAGGAGAGCGAGGAGTCCGAGGAGGCCGACGAGCAGGCCGCCCAGGACGCCGAGGACACCGCGGAGCAGATCGACGAGGACGCGGAGGACACGGCCCACCACGAGGACGAGGACTCGGGGTCGTCTTCCTCCAGCAGCCGTCGCCGCCGCCGTCGCCGCCGTCGGGCCGGTGACACGGGTACCGAGGCCGAGTCGGCGTCCGACGACCCGGAGCGCACCGTCGTCAAGGTCCGCGAGCCCCGCAAGAAGGACGAGCGGCCCGGTGACGGCACCGACGAGGTGCAGTCCATCAAGGGCTCCACGCGTCTGGAGGCCAAGAAGCAGCGCCGCCGTGAGGGGCGCGAGCAGGGCCGCCGCCGCGTCCCGATCATCACCGAGGCCGAGTTCCTGGCCCGTCGGGAGGCCGTCGAGCGTGTGATGGTCGTCCGCCAGAGCGGCGAGCGCACCCAGATCGGCGTCCTGGAGGACGACGTGCTCGTCGAGCACTACGTCAACAAGGAACAGGCGACGTCGTACGTCGGCAATGTCTACCTGGGCAAGGTGCAGAACGTCCTGCCCTCGATGGAGGCCGCCTTCATCGACATCGGCAAGGGCCGCAACGCCGTCCTGTACGCGGGCGAGGTCAACTTCGAGGCGCTCGGGATGGCCAACGGCCCGCGCCGCATCGAGTCCGCGCTGAAGTCCGGGCAGTCCGTGCTGGTGCAGGTCACCAAGGACCCGATCGGCCACAAGGGCGCCCGGCTGACCAGCCAGGTCTCCCTGCCGGGCCGTTATCTGGTCTATGTGCCCGAGGGCTCGATGACCGGCATCAGCCGCAAGCTGCCCGACACCGAGCGGGCCCGGCTGAAGACCATCCTCAAGAAGATCGTCCCCGAGGACGCGGGCGTCATCGTGCGCACCGCCGCCGAGGGCGCGAGCGAGGACGAACTGCGCAGGGACGTCGAGCGGCTCCAGTCGCAGTGGGAGGAGATCCGGAAGAAGTCGAAGAACGGCGGCAACGCGCCGACGCTGCTGTACGGCGAGCCGGACATGACCGTCCGGGTCGTGCGCGACATCTTCAACGAGGACTTCTCCAAGGTCATCGTCAGCGGTGACGAGGCGTGGGGGACCATCCACGGATACGTCTCCCATGTCGCCCCCGATCTGGCCGAGCGCCTGCAGCGGTGGACCTCCGAGGTCGATGTCTTCGCCACGTACCGGATCGACGAGCAGCTCGCCAAGGCGCTGGACCGCAAGGTCTGGCTGCCCAGCGGCGGTTCGCTGGTGATCGACCGCACCGAGGCGATGGTCGTCATCGACGTCAACACCGGCAAGTTCACCGGTCAGGGCGGCAACCTCGAGGAGACCGTCACCAGGAACAACCTGGAGGCGGCCGAGGAGATCGTCCGTCAGCTGCGGCTGCGCGACCTCGGCGGCATCATCGTCATCGACTTCATCGACATGGTGCTGGAGTCCAACCGGGACCTGGTGCTGCGGCGTCTGCTGGAGTGCCTGGGCCGGGACCGCACCAAGCACCAGGTCGCCGAGGTGACCTCGCTGGGCCTGGTCCAGATGACGCGCAAGCGCGTGGGGCAGGGCCTGCTGGAGTCCTTCTCCGAGACCTGCGTCCACTGCAACGGCCGTGGTGTGATCGTGCACCTGGACCACATGGCCGGCGCCACCGGCGGCGGCAAGCGCAAGAAGCGCGGCCGGGGCGGTGCCGAGCACGAGCCGGAGACGCACGAGGTGGCCGCCGAGGCCGCGGAGACCACCCCGGCACCGGCCGTCGTGGAGACCGAGGCCGCCGCTGCCGCCGAGGTCACGGCCCCGGTGGCGCTTCCGGAGCCCGCGTTCGCGCCCGACGAGGAGCTGTACAGCAGCATCGCCGAGGCCGAGGCGGCCGCTTCCCGCGGCCGTACGCGGCGCCGGGCCACCCGGCGGGCCTCGGCTCCGGCGGGTGCGCCGCGGAGCGAGGAGCGGGCACCGAGGTCCCGTAGGAGCGAGCGCGCCGCTCAGTCGCGTCAGAGCGCGGAGCCGGTGGCCGCCGAGGACCCGGTCGTCCCCGTGGAGCCGGTGCCTGCCGCCGACCCGGTTGTCGAGGCGCCGTCCGCGCCGGCCGAGGAGGAGGCCGCGCCCAAGGGCCGTACGCGCCGTCGTGCGACCCGCAAGGTGTCGGCACCGGCCGCCACGCCCGCGGAGGCCGTGGTGACGGTCGTCGAGCCCGAGCCGCAGCCGGCCGCGCCGCGGGCCGAGGCCGAGCCGTTGTCCGAGCCGGTCGCCGAGCCGTCCGAGGCTCCCGCCGAGGATGCCGCCCCCGCCCGCCCGCGCCGCCGTGCGGTGCGCAAGGCCACGGCGCCCACCTCGTCCGAGGAGACCGCCGTGGTGGTCGTCCCGGCGGCCGAGGCGGAGGCCCAGGAGCCGGTGGCGTCCGCGGCGGACGACGCCGAGGCGTCGGCGCCCGCCAAGAAGGCGGCCCGCAAGACCGCCAAGAAGGCGACGGCGAAGAAGGCCGCCACCAAGAAGACGACGGCCAAGAAGACCGCCGCCAAGAAGACCGCCGCGAAGAAGACGACCGCCAAGAAGGCCGCGGTCAAGAAGACGGCGGCGAAGAAGACGGCGGCGGCGGAGCAGACGCCCCTGCCGTCCGTCTCGGCGACGACGGAGGGCTGA
- a CDS encoding TIGR03936 family radical SAM-associated protein, translated as MQRIRLRYTKRGRLRFTSHRDFQRAFERALRRAGVPMAYSAGFTPHPKVSYANAAPTGTGSEAEYLEIALTEARDPDRLRDLLDESLPAGLDIVDAVEARTSGLSDRLTASVWELRLDGVDPADARRAAEAFGAAGTVEVQRRTKNGVRTFDARAAVASLECLETHGSPTDRPSDRPCAILRLVVRHVTPAVRPDDVLSGLRAVADLAPPVPAAVTRLAQGLFDEETGTVTDPLAPDREATATEPKTAATTAAATAPVLEGSA; from the coding sequence GTGCAGCGCATCCGACTGCGCTACACCAAGCGCGGCCGCCTCCGGTTCACCAGCCATCGTGACTTCCAGCGTGCCTTCGAGCGTGCGCTGCGCCGAGCCGGGGTGCCGATGGCGTACTCGGCCGGTTTCACGCCGCATCCGAAGGTGTCGTACGCCAATGCCGCACCCACCGGCACGGGCAGTGAGGCGGAGTACCTGGAGATCGCGCTCACCGAGGCGCGCGACCCGGACAGGCTGCGTGACCTTCTCGACGAGTCGCTGCCCGCAGGGCTCGACATCGTCGACGCGGTCGAGGCCCGGACGTCGGGGCTCTCCGACCGGCTGACGGCTTCCGTGTGGGAGCTGCGGCTGGACGGTGTGGACCCGGCGGACGCCCGCCGCGCGGCCGAGGCCTTCGGCGCGGCCGGGACCGTGGAGGTCCAGCGCCGCACCAAGAACGGCGTCCGTACCTTCGACGCCCGTGCCGCGGTCGCGAGCCTGGAGTGCCTGGAAACGCACGGTTCGCCGACTGATAGGCCGAGCGACCGGCCTTGTGCGATACTGCGGCTGGTTGTTCGGCACGTGACGCCTGCCGTACGACCCGACGACGTCCTGTCCGGTCTCCGCGCCGTGGCCGACCTGGCGCCGCCGGTCCCCGCAGCGGTGACCAGGCTGGCGCAGGGGCTGTTCGATGAAGAGACCGGCACGGTGACCGACCCGCTCGCGCCCGACCGCGAGGCAACGGCGACCGAGCCGAAAACGGCCGCCACCACTGCCGCCGCGACGGCGCCGGTGTTGGAAGGATCCGCGTAG
- a CDS encoding TerD family protein, with the protein MITLTKEDGPADLDGVTHLSIGVSWDPTAGSSGGIMGKIRRKTGTDLDLIAIAMQNGDPVRLAGLDSLDPMGNGSLLHSGDNQTGHGDGDDETVTVEFARIPQNITSIVFVAAAFKKNSSFQKARNISFKVYDATGGSSEQVADIWPSLLTQDNGCAVAKAVRVGGSWKLQVINTTGKIKQGDEHALMRFAVGM; encoded by the coding sequence ATGATTACGCTCACGAAGGAAGACGGCCCCGCGGATCTGGACGGTGTGACCCATCTGTCCATCGGAGTGTCCTGGGACCCCACCGCCGGCAGCAGCGGCGGGATCATGGGCAAGATCCGCCGCAAGACCGGCACCGACCTCGATCTGATCGCCATCGCCATGCAGAACGGGGACCCGGTGCGGCTGGCCGGTCTCGACTCCCTCGACCCCATGGGCAACGGGTCTCTGCTCCACAGCGGCGACAACCAGACCGGCCACGGGGACGGCGACGACGAGACGGTGACGGTCGAGTTCGCGCGGATACCGCAGAACATCACGTCGATCGTGTTCGTGGCCGCCGCCTTCAAGAAGAACAGTTCCTTCCAGAAGGCGCGCAACATCAGCTTCAAGGTGTACGACGCGACCGGGGGCAGCTCCGAGCAGGTCGCCGACATCTGGCCGAGCCTGCTGACCCAGGACAACGGCTGTGCCGTCGCCAAGGCCGTGCGGGTCGGCGGCAGTTGGAAGCTTCAGGTGATCAACACGACGGGGAAGATCAAGCAGGGCGACGAGCACGCCCTGATGCGCTTTGCCGTCGGCATGTGA